The proteins below are encoded in one region of Gammaproteobacteria bacterium:
- a CDS encoding DUF1640 domain-containing protein, translating into MSSVPFDTHAAVKRLTEAGVTEAQAEALIRAITESNARADLVTKADLRDAISALEIRLIKFMVVQTIAIIGLTVTLIQLLG; encoded by the coding sequence ATGAGCAGTGTACCGTTCGATACCCACGCGGCCGTCAAGCGCCTGACCGAGGCCGGCGTCACCGAGGCGCAGGCCGAGGCGTTGATCCGCGCGATCACGGAGTCCAATGCGCGCGCCGATCTGGTAACCAAGGCAGATTTACGCGATGCCATCAGCGCGCTGGAAATCCGGCTGATTAAATTCATGGTGGTGCAAACCATCGCCATCATCGGACTGACCGTCACGCTGATTCAGTTGTTGGGTTGA
- a CDS encoding imelysin family protein, protein MGKIGLVVQRLAVPMLAGLVFAGTTTHGVAQDAFSRQALLRSIGQKVVIPTYNAFNLRASRLQGAVGAYCNAVKANPTTASPVAARNAWRAAMSQWQIAEMFQFGPVAMSSGLIRNNIYSWPLENTCSVDQNVINFESNLNPEGAPFNITQTTVDSRGLGAIAYLLYARTKAHTCPAAVTVTNSWNARPIASRETARCEYATAAARNTTANAQALVNAWSPVQGNYLNQLVTSGSPGGAFASLQEAINVVTDAMFYFEEEVKEMKLSEPLGIFENNCGMGVICPEQVESLDDRTNNGRLEALIYNSGYAKQMLRANFVAFQKGFHGGNPADPTAVGFDDFLAALGERQFANGMGAQIRALIASVNNINGTLNAALVNDFTDVQNTYLRLQPVSITLRNQFLSILGLEAPATSASDSD, encoded by the coding sequence ATGGGCAAGATTGGCTTAGTCGTTCAACGTCTGGCCGTGCCGATGCTGGCCGGGCTTGTATTTGCAGGAACAACGACACATGGCGTGGCGCAGGACGCCTTCAGCCGTCAAGCGCTTCTGCGAAGCATCGGCCAGAAAGTCGTCATTCCTACCTACAACGCCTTCAATCTGCGCGCAAGCCGGTTACAAGGAGCGGTTGGCGCGTATTGCAACGCAGTGAAGGCAAATCCCACTACCGCGAGTCCGGTCGCCGCGCGCAACGCGTGGCGAGCCGCCATGAGTCAGTGGCAGATCGCAGAGATGTTTCAGTTCGGACCGGTCGCCATGAGTAGCGGGCTGATCCGCAACAATATCTATTCGTGGCCACTGGAAAATACCTGCTCAGTTGACCAGAACGTCATCAATTTCGAGAGCAACCTGAATCCCGAGGGCGCTCCGTTTAATATCACTCAGACCACGGTCGACTCGCGCGGACTCGGCGCCATCGCCTATCTGCTTTACGCGCGAACCAAGGCCCACACCTGCCCCGCCGCGGTCACGGTAACCAACAGTTGGAACGCCCGGCCGATAGCCAGCCGCGAAACGGCGCGCTGCGAATATGCGACTGCCGCGGCCCGCAACACTACCGCCAATGCCCAGGCTTTAGTCAATGCCTGGTCTCCGGTGCAAGGTAATTATTTAAATCAGCTTGTGACCTCAGGCAGCCCCGGCGGCGCATTTGCGTCCTTGCAGGAGGCGATCAATGTTGTGACGGATGCGATGTTTTACTTTGAAGAAGAGGTCAAGGAGATGAAGCTCAGTGAACCGCTGGGAATCTTCGAGAACAACTGCGGCATGGGCGTAATCTGCCCGGAACAGGTCGAATCGCTGGACGACCGCACCAATAACGGCAGGCTAGAAGCCCTTATCTACAACAGCGGTTATGCAAAACAAATGCTGCGCGCCAACTTTGTGGCCTTTCAAAAAGGGTTTCACGGTGGAAATCCCGCTGACCCCACCGCAGTCGGTTTCGATGATTTTCTTGCAGCATTAGGTGAGCGGCAGTTCGCCAATGGCATGGGCGCGCAGATCCGGGCCTTGATCGCCTCGGTCAATAACATCAACGGTACGCTAAACGCTGCATTAGTGAATGATTTTACTGACGTACAAAACACTTACCTGCGGCTGCAACCGGTGAGTATCACGTTAAGAAACCAGTTCTTGAGTATTCTCGGACTGGAAGCGCCTGCCACGTCGGCCTCCGACAGCGATTAG
- the ptsP gene encoding phosphoenolpyruvate--protein phosphotransferase, whose protein sequence is MLSTLRRIVQEVNSAVNLAQALDIIVLRVKQALVVDVCSVYLTTPGKKQLVLMATEGLNPESKRRVRLDFSEGLVGLVAERAESVNLDNAPDHPRFKYFPETGEEHYHAFLGVPIVHHRQLLGVVVVQTRASRRFDDDHASFLITLAAQLSGAISHAEVSGEIDALRGGGGEVNVLIKGISGAPGVAIGTAVVAYAHADLEAVPDRVADDPAREEALFRACVQSVQQEMVRVKERMGSVLPAEERVLFDAYVMMLGSDYLVDPTIARIRAGSWAQGALRDTIHDIVSKFEDMDDVYLSERAEDIWDLGRRILVHLQQSLTTGELRQPKRVVLVGASVGVIQLAEIPQERLAGLVSESGSSSSHVAILARALGIPAVMGVIDLPAGRLDGCEVIVDGYAGRVFIQPSEQVRTEFERLAREEREFAAGLTEYAKEPAVTTDGVHVPIFLNSGLLADIDTSTQQHADGIGLYRTEFPFMIREQFPGEDDQYRIYRQVLESVAPRPATLRTLDVGGDKMLSYFPVIEDNPFLGWRGIRIMLDHPELFLTQLRAMLRANEGLGNLQILLPMVSSVGEVDESRHLLERAGRELSDEGVAVTMPKLGVMVEVPSAVYLAGALAQRVDFLSVGTNDLVQYLLAVDRNNSRVADLYHALHPAVLRALRQIVIGAHESGKPVSICGEMAGDPAGVILLLGMEIDSLSVSLASLPRVKWVVRSFSRANAKILFEQALDLYEPDQIRKLLNDALVAAGLGGLVRAGKA, encoded by the coding sequence ATGCTTAGCACCTTGCGACGTATCGTCCAGGAAGTGAACAGCGCGGTCAATCTCGCGCAGGCGCTGGATATCATCGTATTGCGGGTTAAGCAGGCGCTTGTCGTGGATGTCTGTTCCGTCTATCTGACCACACCGGGCAAGAAACAGCTGGTGCTGATGGCCACAGAAGGGCTGAATCCCGAATCCAAGCGGCGGGTGCGCCTGGATTTCAGTGAAGGTCTGGTGGGGCTGGTGGCCGAACGCGCCGAATCGGTAAATCTCGACAACGCTCCCGATCATCCGCGCTTCAAATATTTTCCGGAGACCGGCGAGGAGCACTATCACGCGTTTCTGGGTGTGCCGATCGTTCACCATCGCCAGTTGCTCGGCGTGGTGGTGGTGCAGACGCGCGCCTCCCGCCGCTTCGATGACGATCACGCATCCTTTCTGATCACGCTCGCCGCCCAGTTGTCGGGCGCCATCAGCCATGCCGAGGTGAGCGGCGAGATCGACGCGCTGCGGGGCGGCGGGGGCGAAGTCAATGTATTGATCAAGGGCATCTCGGGCGCGCCGGGTGTGGCGATCGGCACTGCGGTGGTAGCTTACGCGCACGCCGACCTGGAGGCGGTTCCGGATCGCGTTGCTGATGATCCCGCCCGCGAAGAAGCGCTGTTCCGCGCTTGTGTGCAGAGCGTTCAGCAAGAGATGGTTCGGGTCAAGGAGCGCATGGGCAGCGTGTTGCCGGCCGAGGAGCGCGTGCTGTTCGATGCGTACGTAATGATGCTGGGCAGCGATTATCTGGTCGATCCAACCATTGCGCGTATCCGCGCCGGTAGCTGGGCGCAGGGGGCGCTGCGCGACACGATCCACGACATCGTGAGCAAGTTCGAAGACATGGACGATGTCTATTTAAGTGAACGCGCCGAAGATATCTGGGACTTGGGAAGGCGCATTCTGGTGCATCTCCAGCAAAGCCTGACCACCGGCGAGCTTCGCCAGCCCAAGCGTGTCGTGCTGGTTGGTGCCAGTGTCGGCGTGATCCAACTGGCCGAGATCCCGCAGGAGCGTCTGGCGGGTCTGGTCTCCGAAAGCGGCTCCAGCTCATCGCATGTCGCGATTCTCGCGCGCGCGCTAGGCATCCCGGCGGTGATGGGTGTGATCGATCTGCCGGCGGGTCGTCTGGATGGCTGTGAGGTGATCGTGGACGGCTACGCTGGGCGTGTGTTCATCCAACCAAGCGAACAGGTACGCACGGAATTCGAGCGACTGGCCCGTGAAGAGCGCGAGTTCGCGGCCGGGCTCACCGAGTACGCGAAAGAGCCGGCGGTAACCACCGACGGTGTGCATGTGCCTATATTTCTCAACAGCGGGTTGCTCGCGGACATCGATACCTCAACGCAGCAGCACGCGGACGGGATCGGGCTTTACCGCACCGAGTTTCCGTTCATGATCCGCGAACAGTTCCCCGGCGAAGACGACCAGTACCGTATCTATCGGCAGGTGCTGGAATCGGTGGCGCCGCGTCCGGCGACTTTGCGCACTCTGGACGTCGGCGGGGACAAGATGTTGTCGTATTTCCCGGTCATCGAAGACAACCCGTTTCTGGGCTGGCGCGGCATCCGCATCATGCTCGATCATCCGGAGCTTTTCCTGACGCAGTTGCGCGCCATGCTGCGCGCCAACGAGGGGCTTGGCAATCTGCAGATTCTGCTGCCGATGGTGTCCTCGGTCGGAGAGGTCGATGAGTCGCGTCACCTGTTAGAGCGCGCCGGCAGGGAACTGAGCGACGAAGGCGTGGCCGTCACCATGCCCAAGCTGGGCGTGATGGTCGAAGTGCCGTCCGCCGTTTATCTGGCGGGCGCTCTGGCGCAGCGCGTGGATTTTTTGAGCGTCGGCACCAACGATCTGGTGCAGTATCTGCTGGCGGTGGATCGCAACAACTCGCGTGTGGCCGACCTGTATCACGCCCTGCATCCGGCGGTGCTGCGCGCGCTGCGCCAGATCGTTATCGGCGCTCACGAATCGGGCAAACCCGTGAGCATCTGTGGTGAGATGGCCGGCGACCCGGCCGGCGTGATCCTTCTGCTCGGCATGGAAATCGACAGTCTGAGCGTCAGCCTCGCCAGCCTGCCGCGGGTAAAATGGGTAGTGCGCAGCTTCAGCCGCGCGAATGCGAAGATTTTGTTCGAACAGGCGCTCGATCTTTATGAGCCGGATCAAATCCGTAAACTGCTGAATGACGCGCTGGTTGCTGCCGGGCTTGGGGGGCTGGTGCGAGCCGGGAAAGCCTGA
- a CDS encoding DUF393 domain-containing protein produces MTADDPVILFDGQCNLCNGSVQFVLKHERRARYRFASLRSAAGQALLADHGLLCSGFDSFVLIQNGRAYTRSDATLRVAKQLRGLWPVLSVFLVVPRVLRDAIYDFAGARRYRWFGKATTCWVNTPQWRARFIEGA; encoded by the coding sequence ATGACTGCTGACGACCCCGTGATCTTGTTCGATGGGCAATGCAACCTGTGCAATGGATCGGTCCAGTTCGTGCTCAAGCACGAGCGCCGCGCGCGTTATCGCTTCGCGAGCCTGCGGTCAGCAGCCGGCCAGGCGCTGCTTGCCGATCATGGACTTTTGTGCAGTGGATTCGACAGCTTTGTGTTAATCCAAAACGGCCGCGCCTATACCAGATCGGACGCCACGTTGCGCGTCGCCAAGCAACTCCGGGGCCTGTGGCCAGTCTTGTCAGTGTTTCTGGTCGTGCCGCGCGTTCTGCGGGACGCTATTTATGATTTCGCCGGCGCTCGCCGTTATCGGTGGTTCGGTAAGGCTACGACCTGCTGGGTGAACACGCCGCAATGGCGGGCTCGTTTTATCGAGGGTGCGTGA
- a CDS encoding TonB-dependent receptor: MKQNFKALLLLAIVVTAGVNAAVGAEGDREVMELEAIRIIGEQEDLLVAPGAAHVIDDEELENFKYNDVHRVLSSVPGVYIREEDGYGLRPNIGIRGANSDRSSKVSLMEDGILLAPAPYAAPAAYYFPTFDRITSVEVFKGPASIKYGPYTVGGAINLVTRPIPVDSSGGIDLEVGQEDFGKLYGHYGNSTERFGMLVEGVHLESSGFKDLDGGGDTGFDKNDATVKARVNSDPGDPVYQELELKLGYADEVSNESYLGLIDADFEATPYRRYAASQLDRFEWDRQQYQLSHYINWGANYDLTTTVYRHDFERVWGKLNGFETDDLTLNDIFADPDSAINSIFVDVLRGERDSLSDPETLVIGTNDREYYSQGVQLAGNWWPTLGRVEHNVELGLRYHEDQIVRRHTEDGFLMQSGRLVSDQGDTDITADETGSAEAIAVYVHDEFTLGKFTLSGGARTELIDTKLVDRLSGTTTDNSTNVLLPGAGVFYQMTPSFGLLAGVHKGFAPNAPGESDGADPEESINYEAGFRFTHDAWRAEVIGFYNDYSNLLGRCTFSSGCDEAQLDDEFNGGEADIVGAETSFGYEFSVDNGLHFPVSLVYTYTDAEFQNTFASDFSQFGGDDGVVVAGDKLPYLPAHQATLRLGVNGSTWEVNFSAKYTGEMRDSASQGDVDDVNQTDPQAIVDLAGSYNVTENGQVYIGALNVFDEADIVSRRPFGARPGRPRQFTIGYKYEF; this comes from the coding sequence ATGAAACAAAATTTTAAAGCTCTACTGCTGCTCGCCATTGTAGTAACGGCGGGGGTTAATGCCGCCGTCGGCGCCGAGGGCGATCGCGAGGTCATGGAACTGGAGGCGATCCGCATTATCGGTGAACAGGAGGATCTCCTGGTGGCGCCTGGCGCCGCGCACGTTATCGACGATGAAGAGCTGGAAAACTTTAAGTACAACGACGTGCATCGCGTGCTTTCCAGTGTTCCTGGGGTATACATCCGCGAGGAGGACGGCTATGGTCTGCGACCGAACATCGGTATACGCGGCGCGAACTCGGATCGCAGCAGCAAAGTCAGCTTGATGGAAGACGGAATATTGCTGGCGCCAGCGCCTTATGCCGCCCCGGCGGCCTACTATTTCCCCACCTTCGACCGCATCACCTCGGTGGAAGTCTTCAAAGGCCCGGCGTCCATCAAGTACGGGCCTTACACGGTCGGTGGCGCGATCAATCTGGTCACCCGCCCCATTCCCGTTGATTCCAGCGGTGGGATCGACCTTGAGGTCGGTCAGGAGGATTTCGGCAAGCTGTATGGCCATTACGGCAACAGCACCGAGCGGTTCGGCATGCTCGTCGAGGGGGTTCACCTGGAAAGCAGCGGCTTCAAAGACCTGGATGGCGGCGGCGACACGGGCTTCGACAAGAATGACGCGACGGTCAAGGCGCGCGTCAACTCGGATCCGGGTGATCCCGTTTATCAGGAGCTCGAACTGAAGCTGGGTTACGCCGACGAAGTGTCGAACGAATCCTACCTGGGTCTCATCGACGCGGATTTTGAAGCCACGCCTTACCGGCGCTACGCCGCCAGCCAACTGGACCGCTTCGAGTGGGATCGACAGCAATATCAGCTGAGTCATTACATCAACTGGGGCGCGAATTACGACCTTACCACCACCGTGTACCGGCACGACTTCGAGCGCGTGTGGGGCAAGCTCAACGGTTTCGAAACCGACGACCTGACGTTAAATGACATCTTCGCGGACCCGGACAGCGCCATCAACTCCATCTTCGTCGACGTGCTGCGCGGAGAACGCGACTCGCTGAGCGATCCGGAGACGCTGGTCATCGGCACCAACGACCGTGAATACTACTCCCAGGGTGTGCAGCTTGCCGGCAACTGGTGGCCGACGCTTGGGCGTGTCGAGCATAACGTCGAGCTGGGTCTGCGTTACCACGAAGACCAGATCGTGCGCCGGCATACCGAGGATGGCTTTCTTATGCAAAGCGGCCGCCTGGTAAGCGATCAGGGCGACACGGATATCACCGCCGATGAAACCGGTTCGGCCGAGGCCATTGCCGTCTACGTGCACGACGAATTCACCTTGGGCAAATTTACCTTGAGCGGTGGTGCGCGTACCGAATTGATCGACACCAAACTGGTCGACCGGCTGAGCGGGACGACCACCGATAACTCAACCAACGTGTTACTACCCGGCGCCGGCGTGTTCTATCAAATGACGCCCTCCTTCGGTCTGCTGGCGGGCGTACACAAAGGCTTCGCGCCCAACGCTCCAGGTGAATCCGATGGCGCCGACCCGGAAGAAAGCATCAACTACGAGGCCGGCTTTCGTTTCACACACGACGCCTGGCGAGCCGAGGTGATCGGCTTCTACAACGATTATTCCAATCTGCTCGGCCGCTGCACTTTCTCAAGCGGTTGCGACGAAGCGCAGCTGGATGACGAGTTCAACGGCGGCGAAGCCGATATCGTCGGCGCGGAAACTTCATTCGGCTACGAATTTTCGGTCGACAACGGCCTGCACTTCCCGGTGAGCCTTGTTTATACCTACACCGACGCCGAGTTCCAGAACACCTTCGCATCGGATTTTTCGCAGTTCGGCGGTGACGATGGTGTCGTCGTCGCCGGTGACAAGCTGCCTTATCTGCCCGCGCATCAGGCCACCTTGCGGCTCGGCGTCAACGGCAGCACCTGGGAAGTCAATTTTTCCGCCAAATACACGGGAGAGATGCGCGATTCCGCCAGCCAGGGCGACGTGGACGATGTAAATCAGACCGATCCACAGGCCATCGTCGATCTGGCGGGCAGTTACAACGTTACCGAGAACGGCCAGGTGTATATCGGCGCCCTCAACGTGTTCGATGAGGCGGACATCGTGTCACGCCGGCCATTTGGCGCGCGGCCCGGCAGGCCACGTCAGTTCACCATCGGCTACAAGTATGAGTTTTAG
- a CDS encoding HTTM domain-containing protein — MTANHSNPPRLFQRLMQALYQPLDIAALAVFRILFGLMMFGGTMRFMLNGWVERLYVEPEFFFKYWGFSWVQVWPEWGLYLHYGALAVLALFIALGFCYRLSILLFCLGFAYAELMDVSNYLNHYYFVTLLSFLMIFMPLHRAWSIDAWLNPKIKSTSLPAWNTYLLRFQVGMLYLYAGLAKVELDWLLYAQPLNIWLTAKTETPLIGPWLDELWVHYAMSWGAFLFDTFIIAFMLNRRTRPYAFCIILLFHFMTHVFFNIGMFPIIMVTAVLVFFSPDWPRKWIASVAPIIQPTSPPALSWLRMAIITAFVGFCLFQFLFPMRHLLYPGTVLWGEEGMRFSWKVMLREKNGIVTYYLRDPHTGNEWQVSPRQYLNDYQDREYATQPDLILQLAHHIADDYAERGYENVEVRAEAWVSLNGRAPQLMIDPEVDLADQAQGVARKAWIRPAPDGPPLQLMPPETLTYQWLSRR, encoded by the coding sequence ATGACAGCCAACCACTCTAATCCGCCCCGTCTGTTCCAGCGGCTGATGCAGGCTTTGTATCAGCCGCTGGACATCGCCGCGCTCGCGGTATTTCGCATCCTGTTCGGATTAATGATGTTCGGCGGGACCATGCGCTTCATGCTCAACGGCTGGGTGGAGCGGCTCTACGTCGAGCCCGAGTTCTTTTTCAAATATTGGGGTTTCTCCTGGGTTCAGGTGTGGCCGGAGTGGGGCCTTTATCTTCATTATGGGGCGCTCGCCGTCCTGGCGTTGTTCATCGCCTTGGGTTTTTGCTACCGGCTGAGCATCCTGTTGTTCTGCCTGGGCTTCGCCTACGCGGAGCTGATGGATGTCTCGAATTATCTCAATCACTATTACTTCGTCACCCTGCTCAGCTTTTTGATGATCTTCATGCCGCTGCACAGGGCATGGTCCATCGACGCCTGGCTCAATCCCAAGATCAAGTCCACAAGCCTGCCGGCCTGGAACACCTATCTACTGCGCTTCCAGGTCGGCATGTTGTATCTCTATGCCGGTTTGGCCAAAGTGGAACTGGACTGGCTGCTGTATGCGCAGCCCCTGAACATCTGGCTGACGGCAAAAACCGAAACACCGCTGATCGGCCCGTGGCTGGATGAGCTGTGGGTGCATTACGCGATGAGCTGGGGCGCGTTCCTGTTCGATACCTTCATCATCGCCTTCATGCTGAACAGGCGTACGCGGCCTTACGCATTCTGCATCATCTTATTGTTTCACTTCATGACGCACGTGTTTTTCAACATCGGTATGTTTCCTATCATCATGGTGACCGCCGTGCTGGTGTTTTTCTCGCCCGACTGGCCGCGCAAGTGGATTGCATCGGTGGCGCCGATAATCCAGCCGACATCGCCGCCGGCGTTGTCCTGGCTGCGGATGGCCATAATCACGGCATTCGTCGGGTTTTGCCTGTTTCAATTTCTGTTTCCAATGCGCCATCTGTTGTACCCCGGGACTGTGTTGTGGGGTGAAGAGGGCATGCGTTTTTCGTGGAAGGTGATGCTGCGCGAGAAGAACGGGATCGTGACCTATTATCTGCGTGATCCGCACACGGGTAATGAGTGGCAGGTGAGTCCGCGCCAATATCTTAATGACTATCAGGATCGCGAATATGCGACGCAACCGGACCTGATACTTCAGCTGGCGCATCACATCGCCGACGACTATGCCGAACGAGGCTACGAAAATGTCGAGGTCAGAGCCGAAGCTTGGGTGTCGCTGAACGGCAGGGCGCCGCAGTTGATGATCGATCCTGAAGTCGATCTGGCTGATCAAGCGCAAGGTGTCGCCCGTAAGGCCTGGATACGTCCCGCCCCCGACGGACCACCGCTGCAACTGATGCCGCCTGAGACGCTGACTTACCAATGGCTATCGCGGCGATGA
- a CDS encoding DUF3486 family protein has translation MPRRSTITLLDPRIREAVDRLIRENRATIDDIVASIDGLASRSAVGRYVKSAREQMAKYREAQEIAKVWIGKLEAEPEGDVGRLLSEMLRTVAFEQISKRADGEASTPLEMSLLARTIKDLSAADKTSADRLLRVRREVQVKAEKVAEEVVQTARKAGLTAEGAAAIRARILGIAA, from the coding sequence ATGCCGCGCCGCTCCACCATCACCTTGCTCGACCCGCGCATCCGCGAGGCGGTCGACCGCCTGATCCGCGAGAACCGCGCCACCATCGACGATATCGTCGCGAGCATCGACGGCCTTGCCTCGCGTTCCGCGGTCGGCCGCTATGTAAAGTCCGCGCGCGAGCAGATGGCCAAGTACCGCGAGGCCCAGGAAATCGCCAAGGTGTGGATCGGCAAGCTGGAGGCCGAGCCGGAAGGCGACGTCGGCCGGCTGCTCTCCGAGATGCTGCGCACCGTCGCGTTCGAACAGATCTCCAAGCGCGCCGACGGCGAGGCCAGCACGCCGCTGGAAATGAGCCTGCTGGCGCGCACCATCAAGGATCTGTCCGCGGCGGACAAGACCAGCGCGGATCGTTTATTGCGCGTGCGCCGCGAGGTGCAGGTCAAGGCCGAGAAGGTGGCGGAAGAAGTCGTGCAGACCGCCCGCAAGGCGGGCTTGACGGCCGAGGGCGCGGCGGCGATCCGTGCGCGGATACTGGGGATCGCGGCGTAA
- a CDS encoding DUF4856 domain-containing protein: MKTTLKSSLAFGLAVLLSACGGNGDDDAGTLGGNGDSDGGGDSDTAAARSYMFESRFSEGASSVAYAGQTFRHLLIADLTTYMESLVEGQDGFGNPASDPQTILDNLNFYYRFTSAGENAPYLLDTMPEATPGTTYGMVNSATTLSEKIAGNDNPLRRGELKGWTTDLATLTPEGLIDYWFSLIAENTTDNNAATDPTLTTEGQDLRQLVQKFLLGAVTYSQGAEDYLNSEAGLKAQNVRPDEGNEPFTTLEHEWDEGFGYYGAARDFNDLTDEQIADDIAVDTDGSGTIDLYSEYNWGHSQNSAKRDLGSSPAASTDFTKGAFDAFLAGRAIITEAGGALNAAEFIALEAQRDIALENWEKSIAATVVHYVNDTLKAMDDPAYDVNAGMTDNLVALAEVWSELKGFSPQFSPYALLSDADFDRLHELLGDAPVLADGTQNGAAYTAPGCACGSPAEQIEGYRDALREGRAIVAAAYAFDPANVGDENGENGW; the protein is encoded by the coding sequence ATGAAAACAACACTCAAATCCAGCCTTGCCTTCGGCCTGGCCGTTCTTCTTTCGGCTTGCGGCGGGAACGGAGACGATGACGCCGGTACCTTGGGCGGCAATGGTGACAGCGACGGCGGTGGCGACAGCGATACAGCGGCTGCTCGCAGCTACATGTTCGAAAGCCGCTTCTCGGAGGGCGCAAGCAGCGTGGCGTATGCCGGACAGACCTTTCGTCATTTGTTGATTGCCGATCTGACCACTTACATGGAGAGCTTGGTGGAAGGACAGGATGGTTTCGGCAATCCAGCAAGCGATCCGCAGACTATCCTCGACAATCTCAACTTCTATTATCGATTCACGAGCGCAGGCGAGAATGCGCCTTACCTGCTCGACACCATGCCAGAGGCGACTCCCGGTACCACTTATGGGATGGTCAATTCAGCCACGACCCTAAGCGAGAAAATTGCCGGTAACGACAATCCGCTGCGCCGCGGCGAGCTTAAAGGCTGGACAACCGATCTAGCGACACTGACGCCTGAAGGCTTGATCGACTACTGGTTCAGCCTCATCGCGGAAAACACGACGGATAACAATGCAGCGACCGACCCGACCCTGACTACCGAAGGTCAGGATCTGCGCCAACTGGTGCAGAAGTTTCTGCTGGGCGCCGTCACGTACTCACAAGGCGCGGAGGATTATCTGAACTCCGAGGCCGGTCTTAAGGCGCAAAACGTCAGGCCGGATGAAGGTAACGAGCCGTTTACTACCTTGGAGCACGAATGGGATGAGGGCTTTGGTTATTACGGCGCCGCGCGCGATTTCAACGATCTCACCGATGAGCAGATCGCCGACGATATTGCCGTTGACACGGACGGCAGCGGCACCATCGATCTCTACTCCGAGTACAACTGGGGCCACTCGCAGAACTCAGCTAAACGCGATCTCGGCAGCAGCCCGGCCGCGTCGACCGACTTCACCAAGGGCGCGTTTGATGCTTTTCTCGCCGGCCGAGCAATCATCACAGAGGCTGGCGGCGCGCTGAACGCCGCGGAATTCATAGCGCTGGAAGCGCAGCGCGACATCGCGCTCGAGAATTGGGAAAAATCCATCGCCGCCACCGTCGTGCATTATGTTAACGACACCTTAAAGGCGATGGACGATCCCGCGTACGACGTTAATGCCGGCATGACCGACAATCTCGTCGCTCTGGCCGAAGTCTGGAGCGAACTAAAGGGCTTTAGCCCGCAATTCAGCCCTTACGCGCTGCTGTCCGATGCGGATTTCGATCGCCTGCACGAACTACTGGGCGATGCGCCGGTGCTGGCCGATGGCACCCAGAACGGCGCGGCGTACACCGCCCCTGGCTGCGCCTGCGGTTCTCCCGCGGAGCAGATCGAAGGCTATCGTGATGCGCTGCGCGAGGGTCGCGCGATTGTCGCGGCGGCATACGCGTTTGATCCGGCCAACGTCGGCGACGAAAACGGCGAAAACGGCTGGTAA
- a CDS encoding RNA pyrophosphohydrolase, whose product MIDADGYRANVGIILSNLAGAVLWCKRVGQNAWQFPQGGIQNHETPRDAMFRELWEETGLMPEHVEVMGCTSDWLRYQLPSHLVRRRSSPYCIGQKQVWFILRLIGDENCVRLDCSVKPEFDGWQWVEYWHPMNTVVFFKRDVYRQALCELAPLLFGVRGRGTSPRASVRLSKAAAED is encoded by the coding sequence GTGATTGATGCAGATGGATATAGGGCCAATGTCGGCATCATTCTGAGCAATCTGGCGGGTGCCGTGCTCTGGTGCAAGCGCGTGGGGCAGAATGCGTGGCAGTTTCCGCAGGGCGGTATTCAAAATCACGAAACGCCCCGCGACGCCATGTTCCGCGAACTGTGGGAAGAAACGGGACTGATGCCTGAGCACGTGGAGGTGATGGGCTGCACGAGCGACTGGCTGCGCTACCAGTTACCCAGTCACCTCGTGCGGCGTCGTTCGTCGCCTTACTGCATAGGTCAGAAGCAGGTTTGGTTCATCCTGCGACTGATTGGCGACGAGAACTGCGTGAGGCTGGATTGCTCGGTGAAGCCGGAATTCGATGGCTGGCAATGGGTGGAGTACTGGCACCCGATGAACACCGTGGTGTTCTTCAAGCGCGACGTCTATCGTCAGGCGTTGTGCGAACTGGCGCCGCTGCTGTTCGGCGTGCGCGGGCGGGGAACATCGCCGCGTGCATCGGTAAGGCTCAGCAAGGCAGCCGCGGAAGATTGA
- a CDS encoding DUF1640 domain-containing protein has product MSSVPFDTHAAVKRLTEAGVTEAQAEALIRAITEANARADLATRGDLNETRHALEADIADLRAEIKGLETRMVKWMIALVAPLYALLIVSLFT; this is encoded by the coding sequence ATGAGCAGTGTTCCGTTCGATACGCACGCGGCCGTCAAGCGGCTGACCGAGGCCGGCGTCACCGAGGCGCAGGCCGAGGCATTGATCCGCGCGATCACCGAAGCCAACGCGCGCGCCGATCTGGCCACGCGCGGCGATCTGAACGAGACCCGCCACGCCCTCGAAGCCGACATCGCCGACCTACGCGCCGAGATCAAGGGGCTGGAAACCCGCATGGTCAAGTGGATGATCGCGCTGGTCGCACCCCTGTACGCGCTGCTTATCGTCAGTCTGTTCACCTGA